One genomic segment of Catalinimonas alkaloidigena includes these proteins:
- a CDS encoding amidohydrolase family protein has protein sequence MKNYLFKYLVFLAVAGGCTQTAEHDDLKTQATEKYSGPIIDMHIHAFDEGHPMFGMTHPPTLRAKTYEGVNSAIEQKEKTLEKFITHNIVKAVVTNGQLWDEDSSEVILIGGAGREVDALREQHQEGALQAIAEMAPFYAGILANDSSQLPYYELAQDLDIPVGFHIFPGGPNYGFHRMPEMLGGMRAYNASPLQLEDVLVKYPNLRIYIMHAGWPYVDDVKALMYAHPNLYIDIAVLNWILPQAELNAFLKSLINAGFGERIMFGSDQMVWPQVISDGIASINNVEFLTLEQKEDIFYNNAAKFLGLSEEEIAKHKSP, from the coding sequence ATGAAAAATTATTTATTCAAATACTTAGTCTTTCTGGCTGTAGCAGGCGGGTGTACCCAAACGGCAGAACATGATGACCTGAAAACTCAGGCAACCGAAAAATACAGTGGTCCGATCATAGACATGCACATTCATGCCTTTGATGAAGGACATCCTATGTTTGGAATGACCCATCCACCCACTTTACGAGCTAAGACCTATGAAGGTGTGAATTCTGCCATAGAACAAAAAGAAAAGACTCTGGAGAAATTCATTACACACAATATTGTAAAAGCTGTAGTCACTAATGGTCAGCTATGGGACGAAGATAGTTCTGAAGTTATACTAATCGGTGGGGCAGGCAGGGAAGTAGATGCATTAAGAGAGCAGCATCAGGAAGGAGCTCTTCAAGCTATTGCAGAAATGGCTCCTTTTTATGCGGGGATATTAGCAAACGATTCTTCTCAGCTGCCATACTATGAATTGGCGCAAGATCTGGACATTCCTGTTGGATTTCACATTTTTCCGGGTGGTCCAAATTATGGGTTTCACCGCATGCCTGAAATGCTGGGGGGCATGCGTGCATACAATGCCAGCCCATTACAACTGGAAGATGTATTGGTGAAGTATCCGAATTTGAGAATCTATATTATGCATGCTGGCTGGCCATATGTGGACGATGTGAAAGCTTTGATGTATGCGCATCCTAACTTATATATTGACATTGCTGTTCTCAATTGGATTTTACCCCAAGCGGAACTCAATGCCTTTCTAAAATCTCTGATTAATGCGGGATTTGGAGAGCGGATCATGTTTGGAAGTGACCAGATGGTCTGGCCTCAGGTAATAAGCGATGGCATAGCATCAATCAATAATGTTGAGTTTCTCACACTTGAGCAGAAGGAGGATATTTTCTATAATAATGCCGCAAAGTTTCTCGGGCTTAGTGAAGAAGAAATAGCAAAACACAAAAGCCCCTAA
- a CDS encoding class I SAM-dependent methyltransferase, producing the protein MDNNYYKTKASVEEYIRLANDVDGSELIRKLNIYLPSNSLLLEIGSGPGTDFQILKKNYRVVGSDYSTEFLSRLVNHNTKDEFLHLDAITLETDKKFDGMYSNKVLQHLTNEELRKSILRQVDILNFNGIICHSFWKGEGDEVFKGLYVNYQTDESLRLLFEDYFEILLLKEYKEFEYGDSLLLIGKKK; encoded by the coding sequence ATGGATAACAATTATTATAAGACCAAAGCATCTGTTGAAGAATATATCAGATTAGCTAATGATGTTGATGGAAGTGAATTGATTCGTAAATTGAATATTTACTTGCCTTCAAATTCATTGTTGCTTGAGATTGGTTCCGGGCCTGGAACTGACTTTCAAATATTGAAGAAAAATTATCGTGTTGTCGGTTCTGATTATTCCACAGAATTTCTAAGTCGACTCGTTAATCATAACACAAAAGATGAATTTTTACATTTAGATGCAATAACATTAGAAACTGACAAGAAATTTGATGGGATGTACTCAAATAAAGTCCTTCAGCATTTGACCAACGAAGAATTAAGAAAATCCATTCTAAGGCAAGTTGATATATTGAATTTTAATGGAATCATCTGCCATTCATTTTGGAAGGGGGAAGGAGATGAAGTATTCAAAGGATTATATGTTAATTACCAGACCGATGAAAGTCTAAGACTTTTGTTTGAGGACTATTTTGAAATCTTACTGCTTAAAGAATATAAAGAATTTGAGTATGGAGATTCTCTGTTATTAATCGGAAAGAAAAAATGA
- a CDS encoding bile acid:sodium symporter family protein produces the protein MDDINQIPFNFDPRIGLIVGIMVGFLVFAVSLDLTWAKVMSVLKNPKAPIIGLLAQFGILPAIAFLAGLYLSDAASIALGLLLVTCCPGGALSNYLTGVAKGDVATSISMTTVSTLFSIVLTPVLFTFWASMNTSTLEVLQNISMDPQQVIISLLIMLVVPVTAGMLLRANRPHTANHIRGMVRLIAGIVFFVIVAMLIGSNFKSLALLAQVALFPVLFTFVFAVGLGWGIGWVVGLLAAERRAVAIEVAFQNVALAIGLGITFFPSLGGIVAVAILWGIVHLLLGSGLALGWSHIRIN, from the coding sequence ATGGATGACATCAATCAAATCCCTTTTAACTTCGATCCCCGAATCGGATTAATTGTCGGCATCATGGTAGGTTTCCTGGTCTTCGCCGTATCTCTGGACTTGACCTGGGCAAAGGTTATGAGCGTCTTAAAGAATCCGAAAGCCCCAATAATCGGACTTCTTGCTCAGTTTGGAATACTGCCTGCCATTGCCTTCCTGGCAGGCCTGTACCTAAGCGATGCAGCGAGTATCGCACTGGGACTTCTGCTGGTTACTTGTTGTCCGGGGGGAGCGCTATCCAATTATCTTACCGGTGTAGCAAAAGGGGATGTGGCAACCTCCATTAGCATGACAACAGTCTCTACGCTTTTCAGTATCGTACTTACACCGGTATTATTCACTTTTTGGGCATCCATGAACACTTCCACACTTGAGGTACTTCAGAACATCAGTATGGATCCACAGCAGGTAATTATCAGCTTACTCATCATGCTGGTAGTCCCTGTCACTGCCGGTATGCTTCTCCGTGCCAATCGTCCCCACACTGCCAATCACATTCGTGGCATGGTGCGTCTCATCGCGGGGATCGTATTTTTCGTGATTGTTGCCATGTTAATCGGAAGCAACTTTAAATCACTTGCCCTGTTAGCTCAAGTTGCTTTATTTCCTGTACTTTTCACTTTCGTATTTGCAGTCGGCTTGGGATGGGGAATTGGATGGGTGGTGGGACTATTGGCAGCGGAACGTAGAGCAGTGGCGATAGAGGTTGCATTCCAGAACGTAGCACTCGCTATTGGCCTTGGCATCACATTCTTCCCTTCTCTCGGAGGCATAGTCGCAGTAGCCATATTATGGGGTATTGTGCATTTGTTACTGGGATCCGGCCTTGCCCTAGGATGGAGCCATATCAGAATTAATTAG
- a CDS encoding class I SAM-dependent methyltransferase translates to MKLINVIGKQMQYPRGLFGKILFAWMTRMTIAHARWTVKLMDIQPNDDILEIGFGNGANIKLLLQRAARGSVTGVEISDTAIEMASKKNARAISEGKVKLHKAAGNALPLEAGVFDKACTVATAYVIKDPGAVFKEMYRVLKSNGLAAVTFPVRANFIKFKPVGTEGFYLHELRDLEKAFREAGFVNCRTEHNDEVRFGAHCMLGEKPAVN, encoded by the coding sequence ATGAAACTTATAAACGTGATCGGAAAGCAGATGCAGTATCCGAGGGGGCTATTCGGCAAGATTTTGTTTGCGTGGATGACGAGAATGACCATTGCGCATGCTCGGTGGACGGTGAAACTCATGGATATACAACCGAATGATGATATCCTCGAGATAGGTTTCGGTAACGGTGCTAACATTAAATTACTCTTACAACGAGCAGCCAGGGGCTCCGTTACGGGAGTCGAAATATCAGACACCGCCATTGAAATGGCATCTAAGAAAAATGCCAGGGCTATCTCGGAGGGCAAGGTGAAACTTCACAAAGCCGCAGGTAATGCACTGCCTCTTGAAGCGGGTGTCTTTGACAAAGCTTGTACGGTTGCCACGGCATATGTGATTAAAGATCCTGGTGCCGTGTTTAAAGAAATGTATCGTGTTCTCAAATCCAATGGACTTGCTGCCGTAACTTTTCCAGTCCGGGCCAATTTTATAAAATTCAAACCGGTAGGAACAGAAGGCTTTTATCTCCATGAACTGAGAGATCTGGAGAAAGCATTCCGCGAGGCGGGCTTTGTCAATTGTAGAACCGAACACAATGATGAAGTACGATTTGGTGCTCATTGTATGCTGGGAGAGAAACCGGCTGTCAACTAA
- a CDS encoding class I SAM-dependent methyltransferase, with product MSEFWEESFKDKKEMWGYEPADSAISTLNLFKKKGLNKILIPGFGYGRNAKIFIDQGFDVTGIEISETAIELAKKHYGNRLKVHHGSVHNMPFDRESYDGIYCYALIHLLNKSEREKLIQDCYNQLNPNGYLVFVAISKLDIRYGDGEKVGEDTFKTKHGIHLFFYDSDAVKKEFGNFGLINTEEIREPAIKVGNKPAQRFIQIICRKESKS from the coding sequence ATGTCAGAATTTTGGGAAGAAAGCTTTAAGGATAAAAAAGAAATGTGGGGTTATGAACCTGCTGATTCTGCCATTTCCACCTTAAATCTGTTCAAAAAAAAAGGATTGAATAAAATATTGATCCCTGGATTTGGTTACGGGAGAAATGCCAAAATATTTATAGATCAGGGATTTGATGTCACCGGAATTGAGATATCAGAAACAGCGATTGAATTAGCTAAAAAGCATTATGGCAATAGGCTGAAAGTTCATCATGGTTCAGTCCATAACATGCCTTTTGACCGGGAATCATATGACGGAATTTATTGCTACGCTTTGATTCATTTATTGAATAAGTCTGAGCGAGAAAAACTGATTCAGGATTGTTACAACCAACTAAATCCAAATGGATATCTGGTCTTTGTAGCGATTTCAAAATTGGATATTCGTTATGGAGATGGAGAAAAAGTTGGCGAAGATACATTTAAGACCAAACATGGAATACACTTGTTTTTTTATGATTCGGATGCAGTAAAGAAAGAATTTGGAAATTTTGGATTGATAAATACGGAGGAGATTCGTGAACCTGCCATAAAGGTTGGTAACAAACCGGCACAAAGATTTATTCAGATAATTTGTAGAAAAGAGAGTAAATCCTAA
- a CDS encoding type II toxin-antitoxin system PemK/MazF family toxin produces MINRTLETLEKLPEDRIHEIADFADYVLKKHEEQLLQSGIETLVSESDSFTFLHDDEDLYDENDQKKSTDGERGHRSHSNSFTDLSGRKKRPALISIAGSLDVTVSFISTQLHWQEPTDFLLQPDPTNGLKKASLVRTSKIATNDKSLVIGKLGNITSNQIEDLDKKLTQLFNLDIK; encoded by the coding sequence TTGATCAATAGAACCCTTGAGACACTAGAAAAACTACCTGAAGATAGAATTCATGAAATAGCTGATTTTGCAGACTATGTACTTAAAAAACATGAAGAACAGCTTCTTCAGAGTGGCATAGAAACTTTAGTCAGCGAGTCTGATAGTTTTACTTTTCTGCATGATGATGAAGATTTGTATGATGAGAATGACCAAAAGAAAAGTACTGATGGTGAAAGGGGGCATCGTTCTCATTCCAATTCATTTACTGATCTTTCAGGTAGGAAAAAACGTCCTGCTCTGATCTCAATTGCAGGTAGTTTGGATGTAACGGTAAGTTTTATTTCCACTCAATTACACTGGCAAGAACCCACAGATTTTCTCTTGCAGCCTGACCCAACAAATGGCCTTAAAAAGGCCTCCTTAGTAAGAACTAGTAAAATAGCTACCAATGATAAATCTTTAGTGATAGGTAAATTAGGAAATATCACCTCCAACCAAATAGAAGATTTAGATAAGAAACTGACACAATTATTTAATTTAGATATAAAGTAA
- a CDS encoding sialate O-acetylesterase: protein MKVLFIIALCGSLFINLPTALAQEGKHLFILSGQSNMGGLRPQESFTPTVESEFGSDKVIVVKSAYGGQPVRRWYKNWMPPEGDEPQAQPDLYDSLINKVNANIENEELASVTFIWMQGERDAKEQLAEVYEESLMGIYQQLSDDLDRTDINFVIGRLSDHDLEDKNYPQWPLMREIQVKVAESNPRFGWINTDDLNDGVNRRGEEIKDDLHMSASGYVEMGKRFADKSIELIRNQEREME from the coding sequence ATGAAAGTATTATTCATAATTGCCCTTTGCGGTTCCTTGTTCATTAATTTACCTACTGCCTTAGCGCAGGAAGGTAAGCATCTCTTTATTCTCTCCGGTCAATCTAATATGGGGGGACTAAGGCCTCAGGAATCTTTCACACCCACAGTTGAATCCGAATTTGGCAGCGACAAGGTGATCGTAGTGAAAAGCGCTTACGGAGGACAGCCGGTCAGGCGTTGGTATAAAAACTGGATGCCACCTGAAGGTGATGAACCTCAGGCGCAGCCCGATCTCTACGATTCACTGATCAACAAGGTCAATGCAAACATAGAAAATGAGGAACTAGCCTCAGTAACATTCATCTGGATGCAGGGAGAGCGTGATGCCAAAGAGCAACTGGCTGAAGTGTACGAAGAGAGCCTGATGGGTATTTATCAACAGCTTAGTGACGATCTGGATAGAACAGACATCAACTTTGTTATCGGAAGGCTGAGTGACCATGATCTTGAAGACAAAAACTATCCGCAATGGCCTTTGATGAGGGAGATACAGGTAAAAGTGGCAGAGTCTAATCCTCGTTTTGGCTGGATCAATACCGATGATCTGAATGATGGAGTGAATAGGAGAGGAGAGGAGATCAAAGATGATCTGCATATGTCGGCCAGTGGCTATGTGGAAATGGGTAAACGCTTTGCCGACAAATCCATTGAACTTATCAGAAATCAGGAAAGGGAGATGGAATAG